The Burkholderia ambifaria AMMD genome has a segment encoding these proteins:
- the acnA gene encoding aconitate hydratase AcnA: MAHNLHKTLQEFDSGSGKGKFYSLPQLGKELKTKIERLPVSIRIVLESVLRNYDGKKITEEHIEQLANWKPTAKRVDEIPFVVSRVVLQDFTGVPLLADIAAMRGVAERSGKNPKKIEPLVPVDLVVDHSVQIDYFRQKDALDLNMKLEFQRNNERYQFMKWGMQAFDTFKVVPPGVGIVHQVNLEYLARGVHKKANGGDTVYYPDTLVGTDSHTTMINGIGVVGWGVGGIEAEAGMLGQPVYFLTPDVVGVELKGKLREGVTATDLVLTITEMLRKEKVVGKFVEFFGEGTKSLSLPDRATIGNMAPEYGATMGFFPVDEKTIDYFEGTGRTKAEIAAFENYFKAQNLFGIPQAGDIDYTKTVTLDLATVAPSLAGPKRPQDRIEIGNVKSTFTDLFSKPVAENGFAKKADELNTQYTTSNGVDVKNGDVLIAAITSCTNTSNPSVLLAAGLLAKKAVEAGLTVDPKIKTSLAPGSRIVTEYLTKTGLLPYLSKLGFEVAAYGCTTCIGNAGDLTPELNEAITKNDIVAAAVLSGNRNFEARIHPNIRANFLASPPLVVAYAIAGNITRDLMTEPVGKGKDGYDIYLGDIWPTSEEIHALLKFALDPKKFEDNYSKLTKKGDLWSKIEGETGQVYDWPKSTYIAEPPFFGNDFSMEPADSIPTVKGARALGIFGDSVTTDHISPAGSIKEDSPAGKWLKENGVQKADFNSYGSRRGNHDVMMRGTFANVRIKNLMIPVKADGSRVEGGLTIHQPSGDQLSIYDAAMRYVDADTPTVVFAGEEYGTGSSRDWAAKGTQLLGVKAVIARSFERIHRSNLVGMGVLPLQFKGADSVQSLGITGEETYDIEGLGDDFKPQQDVTLVIHRKNGETQRVPVLLRIDTPIEVDYYKHGGILPFVLRSLLAA; the protein is encoded by the coding sequence ATGGCCCACAATCTCCACAAGACCCTCCAGGAATTCGACAGCGGTTCCGGCAAAGGCAAGTTCTACTCGCTGCCGCAGCTCGGCAAGGAACTGAAGACGAAGATCGAGCGCCTGCCGGTGTCGATCCGTATCGTGCTCGAGTCCGTGCTGCGCAACTACGACGGCAAGAAGATCACCGAGGAACACATCGAGCAGCTGGCGAACTGGAAGCCGACCGCGAAGCGCGTCGACGAGATTCCGTTCGTGGTGTCGCGCGTCGTGCTGCAGGACTTCACGGGCGTCCCGCTGCTCGCCGACATCGCGGCCATGCGCGGCGTCGCCGAGCGTTCGGGCAAGAACCCGAAGAAGATCGAGCCGCTGGTGCCGGTCGATCTCGTCGTCGACCACTCGGTCCAGATCGACTACTTCCGCCAGAAGGACGCGCTCGACCTGAACATGAAGCTGGAATTCCAGCGCAACAACGAACGCTACCAGTTCATGAAGTGGGGCATGCAGGCGTTCGACACGTTCAAGGTCGTGCCGCCGGGCGTCGGCATCGTCCACCAGGTGAACCTCGAGTATCTCGCGCGCGGCGTCCACAAGAAGGCGAACGGCGGCGACACCGTGTACTACCCGGACACCCTCGTCGGCACGGACAGCCACACGACGATGATCAACGGCATCGGCGTGGTCGGCTGGGGCGTGGGCGGCATCGAGGCCGAAGCCGGCATGCTCGGCCAGCCGGTGTACTTCCTGACGCCGGACGTCGTCGGCGTCGAGCTGAAGGGCAAGCTGCGCGAAGGCGTGACGGCCACCGACCTGGTGCTGACGATCACCGAAATGCTGCGCAAGGAGAAGGTCGTCGGCAAGTTCGTCGAGTTCTTCGGCGAAGGCACGAAGTCGCTGTCGCTGCCGGACCGCGCGACGATCGGCAACATGGCGCCGGAATACGGCGCGACGATGGGCTTCTTCCCGGTCGACGAAAAGACCATCGACTACTTCGAAGGCACGGGCCGCACGAAGGCGGAAATCGCCGCGTTCGAGAACTACTTCAAGGCTCAGAACCTGTTCGGCATTCCGCAGGCCGGCGACATCGACTACACGAAGACGGTGACGCTCGACCTGGCGACGGTCGCGCCGTCGCTGGCAGGCCCGAAGCGCCCGCAGGACCGCATCGAGATCGGCAACGTCAAGTCGACGTTCACCGACCTGTTCTCGAAGCCGGTCGCGGAAAACGGCTTCGCGAAGAAGGCGGACGAACTGAACACGCAGTACACGACGAGCAACGGCGTCGACGTGAAGAACGGCGACGTGCTGATCGCCGCGATCACGTCGTGCACGAACACGTCGAACCCGAGCGTGCTGCTGGCTGCAGGCCTGCTCGCGAAGAAGGCGGTCGAGGCCGGCCTCACGGTCGATCCGAAGATCAAGACCTCGCTCGCGCCGGGATCGCGCATCGTCACCGAGTACCTGACGAAGACGGGCCTGCTGCCCTACCTGTCGAAGCTCGGCTTCGAAGTCGCGGCCTATGGCTGCACGACCTGTATCGGCAACGCGGGCGACCTGACGCCGGAGCTGAACGAAGCGATCACGAAGAACGACATCGTCGCGGCAGCCGTGCTGTCGGGCAACCGTAACTTCGAAGCGCGTATCCACCCGAACATCCGCGCGAACTTCCTCGCGTCGCCGCCGCTCGTCGTCGCCTACGCGATCGCCGGCAACATCACGCGCGACCTGATGACCGAGCCGGTCGGCAAGGGCAAGGACGGTTACGACATCTACCTCGGCGACATCTGGCCGACGAGCGAGGAAATCCACGCGCTGCTCAAGTTCGCGCTCGACCCGAAGAAGTTCGAGGACAACTACTCGAAGCTGACCAAGAAGGGCGACCTGTGGAGCAAGATCGAGGGCGAAACGGGCCAGGTCTACGACTGGCCGAAGTCGACCTACATCGCGGAGCCGCCGTTCTTCGGCAACGACTTCTCGATGGAGCCGGCCGATTCGATCCCGACGGTCAAGGGCGCGCGCGCACTGGGCATCTTCGGTGACTCGGTCACGACCGACCACATCAGCCCGGCAGGCTCGATCAAGGAAGACTCGCCGGCAGGCAAGTGGCTGAAGGAGAACGGCGTGCAGAAGGCCGACTTCAACAGCTACGGCTCGCGCCGCGGCAACCACGACGTGATGATGCGCGGCACGTTCGCGAACGTCCGGATCAAGAACCTGATGATCCCGGTGAAGGCAGACGGCTCGCGCGTCGAAGGCGGCCTGACGATCCACCAGCCGAGCGGCGACCAGCTGTCGATCTACGACGCCGCGATGCGCTATGTCGACGCCGACACGCCGACCGTCGTGTTCGCGGGCGAAGAGTACGGCACGGGCTCGTCGCGCGACTGGGCCGCGAAGGGCACGCAACTGCTCGGCGTGAAGGCCGTGATCGCACGCAGCTTCGAGCGGATCCACCGCTCGAACCTGGTCGGCATGGGCGTGCTGCCGCTGCAGTTCAAGGGTGCGGACAGCGTCCAGTCGCTCGGCATCACCGGCGAAGAGACCTACGACATCGAAGGCCTCGGCGACGACTTCAAGCCGCAGCAGGACGTCACGCTCGTGATCCACCGCAAGAATGGCGAAACGCAGCGCGTGCCGGTGCTGCTGCGCATCGATACGCCGATCGAAGTCGACTACTACAAGCACGGCGGTATCCTGCCGTTCGTGCTGCGCTCGCTGCTGGCAGCGTAA
- the sdhC gene encoding succinate dehydrogenase, cytochrome b556 subunit, with amino-acid sequence MTDAVRKPRPEYRNIGIGDITLKYRMPLAAILSILHRVSGALLFLFLPFVLFLFDQSLTSELSFEVFKAFLSNIVVKLIVLALSWAFLHHFCAGIRHLLMDVNHDAVSKEGGKRTAVVVFVVSIALTIAMALKLFGAF; translated from the coding sequence ATGACTGACGCAGTAAGAAAGCCGAGGCCGGAATACCGGAACATCGGAATCGGCGACATCACGTTGAAATACCGCATGCCTCTGGCTGCGATATTGTCGATTCTCCACCGAGTCAGCGGCGCGCTGCTGTTCCTGTTCCTGCCGTTCGTGCTGTTCCTCTTCGACCAGAGCCTCACCTCCGAGCTCAGCTTCGAAGTCTTCAAGGCTTTCCTCTCCAACATCGTCGTCAAGCTGATCGTCCTCGCGCTGTCGTGGGCGTTCCTCCACCATTTCTGCGCCGGCATTCGCCACCTGCTGATGGACGTCAACCACGACGCCGTCTCGAAGGAAGGCGGCAAGCGGACGGCCGTCGTCGTCTTTGTCGTCTCGATCGCGCTGACGATCGCCATGGCACTCAAACTGTTCGGAGCATTCTAA
- a CDS encoding ArsR/SmtB family transcription factor, with protein MQNTHDTLFRTLADPTRRALFERLCEEGELTVAALTAHAGVSQPAVSKHLGVLKQAGLVSDRHAGRQTHYSAQPQALTPLIDWTSQMAGFWQNRFDALEDLLNRMDQ; from the coding sequence ATGCAAAACACTCACGACACGCTGTTCAGGACGCTTGCCGATCCGACGCGCCGCGCGCTCTTCGAGCGGCTGTGCGAGGAGGGCGAGCTGACCGTGGCCGCGCTGACGGCCCATGCTGGCGTGTCGCAGCCGGCGGTATCGAAGCATCTGGGTGTACTGAAGCAGGCCGGGCTCGTCAGCGACCGTCACGCGGGCCGGCAGACGCACTACAGCGCGCAGCCGCAGGCGCTGACTCCGTTGATCGACTGGACCAGCCAGATGGCAGGCTTCTGGCAGAACCGGTTCGACGCTCTCGAAGATCTGCTCAACAGGATGGATCAATGA
- the sdhD gene encoding succinate dehydrogenase, hydrophobic membrane anchor protein, whose protein sequence is MAANNRIGSKRLVVGAHYGLRDWLAQRVTATIMAVYTVILLALFFGAHDFSYEGWASIFSAQWMKLATFVTLLSLFYHAWVGVRDIWMDYVKPVGVRLLLQSLTIVWLLACAGYAAQILWRV, encoded by the coding sequence ATGGCAGCCAATAACCGAATCGGCTCGAAGCGCCTCGTCGTCGGCGCTCACTACGGCCTGCGCGACTGGCTCGCGCAGCGCGTCACCGCCACGATCATGGCAGTCTACACGGTCATTCTGCTCGCGCTGTTCTTCGGCGCGCATGACTTCTCGTACGAAGGCTGGGCGTCGATCTTCTCCGCGCAATGGATGAAGCTCGCGACCTTCGTGACGCTGCTTTCCCTCTTCTACCACGCATGGGTCGGCGTGCGCGACATCTGGATGGACTACGTGAAGCCCGTCGGTGTGCGCCTGCTGCTGCAATCGCTGACCATCGTCTGGCTGCTCGCATGTGCGGGCTACGCCGCGCAGATTCTCTGGAGAGTGTAA
- a CDS encoding SRPBCC family protein, with product MNQPTSETRTVVVERELPHSPEKIWRALTQPHLIEAWLMKSDFEPVAGRTFSFHADWGSVDCTLLTIEPERVLSYTWAAYGLESVVTWTLTPTPGGTLLRMEQAGFRADQEQAYRGAQQGWVRFFDSLEQVVARADEDEEGRA from the coding sequence ATGAACCAGCCCACTTCCGAAACACGCACCGTCGTCGTCGAACGGGAACTGCCGCATTCGCCTGAGAAGATCTGGCGCGCGCTCACGCAACCGCACCTGATCGAGGCGTGGCTGATGAAGAGCGATTTCGAGCCCGTCGCGGGCCGCACGTTCAGCTTTCACGCGGACTGGGGTTCGGTCGACTGCACGTTGCTGACGATCGAACCGGAGCGCGTGCTGTCCTACACGTGGGCCGCTTATGGCCTGGAAAGCGTCGTCACATGGACGCTCACGCCGACGCCGGGCGGCACGCTGTTGCGCATGGAGCAGGCCGGCTTCCGCGCGGATCAGGAACAGGCATACCGCGGTGCGCAGCAAGGGTGGGTGCGGTTCTTCGACTCGCTCGAACAAGTGGTCGCGCGTGCCGATGAAGACGAGGAGGGCCGGGCATGA
- a CDS encoding HpcH/HpaI aldolase/citrate lyase family protein, producing the protein MSALTPAQVLYDGASPPAILPCCDHYAGSEKLMRKSLALQAELGPVFDITLDCEDGAAVGQEAAHAQLVAELLGSAENRFGRVGVRIHDFSHPHWRDDVRIVLRAARAPAYVTLPKIASAADAAEMVAFIEGTRRELGLAQPIPVDVLVETHGALAQAAALAALPLVGTLSFGLMDFVSAHHGAIPDAAMRSPGQFDHPLVRRAKLEIAAACHAHGKTPSHNVTTEVRDMAIVAGDALRARDEFAFTRMWSIHPAQIRPIVDAFAPRTDEVALAAEILLAAQAADWGPTRHGDTLHDRASYRYYWSVLRRARATGQPVPAEAAPLFGPAAGDAR; encoded by the coding sequence ATGTCCGCGCTCACTCCTGCACAAGTGCTGTACGACGGGGCGTCGCCGCCCGCGATCCTGCCCTGCTGCGATCACTACGCGGGCAGCGAGAAGCTGATGCGCAAGTCGCTCGCGCTCCAGGCCGAACTCGGCCCCGTGTTCGACATCACGCTCGACTGCGAGGACGGCGCGGCCGTCGGCCAGGAAGCCGCGCACGCGCAGCTCGTCGCCGAGCTGCTCGGCAGCGCCGAGAACCGCTTCGGGCGGGTCGGCGTCCGCATCCACGACTTTTCCCATCCCCATTGGCGCGACGACGTGCGCATCGTGCTGCGCGCCGCGCGCGCACCGGCCTACGTCACGCTGCCGAAGATCGCGAGCGCCGCCGACGCGGCCGAGATGGTCGCGTTCATCGAAGGCACACGCCGCGAGCTCGGCCTCGCGCAGCCGATTCCCGTCGACGTGCTGGTCGAGACGCACGGTGCGCTCGCGCAGGCGGCCGCCCTCGCCGCGCTGCCGCTCGTCGGCACGCTGAGCTTCGGGCTGATGGACTTCGTGTCCGCCCATCACGGCGCGATTCCCGATGCGGCGATGCGCTCGCCCGGCCAGTTCGACCACCCGCTCGTGCGCCGCGCGAAGCTGGAGATCGCCGCGGCCTGCCACGCGCACGGCAAGACACCGTCACACAATGTCACAACCGAGGTGCGCGACATGGCGATCGTCGCCGGCGACGCCCTCCGCGCACGCGACGAATTCGCATTCACGCGGATGTGGAGCATCCATCCCGCGCAGATCCGCCCGATCGTCGACGCATTCGCGCCGCGCACCGATGAAGTCGCACTGGCCGCCGAGATCCTGCTGGCCGCGCAGGCCGCCGACTGGGGCCCGACGCGCCACGGCGATACGCTGCACGACCGCGCGAGCTACCGCTATTACTGGTCGGTGCTGCGCCGCGCGCGCGCGACCGGCCAGCCGGTGCCGGCCGAGGCCGCACCGCTGTTCGGCCCAGCCGCCGGAGACGCGCGGTGA
- a CDS encoding GntR family transcriptional regulator produces MRAMTSNQANNANPTGAGGPGQPGAGDSAPAPAASPSPTFSPLYQQIKSLITQSLESGEWKPGEIIPSEVELAARYKVSQGTVRKAIDELAAENLVVRRQGKGTFVATHNEDRAQFRFLRLLADDGAEHPHVSRLLECRRLRAPAEIARQLDLKPADPVVQVRRLLEFDSEVTVLDEIWLPGTMFRGLTFERLSEYKGPLYAMFETEFGTRMIRATEKIRAVAAEPAVADLLHVPAGFPLLSVERVSYTYGDRPVEVRRGWYVTTGYYYQNDLS; encoded by the coding sequence ATGCGCGCCATGACATCGAACCAGGCGAACAACGCGAATCCAACCGGCGCAGGCGGCCCAGGGCAGCCGGGCGCGGGTGATTCCGCGCCGGCGCCTGCCGCTTCGCCGTCCCCGACCTTCAGCCCGTTATACCAGCAGATCAAGTCATTGATCACGCAGAGTCTCGAATCCGGTGAATGGAAGCCGGGCGAGATCATCCCGAGCGAAGTGGAGCTCGCGGCCCGCTATAAGGTGAGCCAAGGCACCGTTCGCAAGGCGATCGACGAACTGGCCGCCGAAAACCTCGTGGTCCGGCGGCAGGGCAAGGGGACGTTTGTTGCAACGCACAACGAGGATCGCGCGCAGTTCCGCTTCCTGCGGCTGCTGGCCGACGACGGTGCCGAGCATCCGCACGTGAGCCGGCTGCTCGAGTGCCGGCGCCTGCGCGCGCCGGCCGAGATCGCGCGGCAGCTCGACCTGAAGCCGGCCGACCCGGTCGTGCAGGTGCGCCGCCTGCTGGAGTTCGATAGCGAAGTGACGGTGCTCGACGAGATCTGGCTGCCGGGCACGATGTTCCGCGGGCTCACGTTCGAGCGGTTGAGCGAGTACAAGGGGCCGCTCTACGCGATGTTCGAGACGGAGTTCGGCACGCGGATGATCCGCGCGACGGAGAAGATCCGCGCGGTCGCGGCGGAGCCGGCGGTGGCCGACCTGCTGCACGTGCCGGCGGGTTTTCCGTTGCTGTCGGTCGAGCGCGTGTCCTACACGTACGGTGACCGGCCGGTGGAAGTGCGGCGCGGCTGGTATGTCACAACCGGGTACTACTATCAGAATGACTTGAGTTGA
- a CDS encoding DUF1801 domain-containing protein — MSASDPGLPPSARIDALIAGIADWRGKTFAEVRETILAVDDGIVEEWKWMGSPVWACDGMIAVANAHKGKVKLTFMHGAHLPDPDGLFNGGLDGNARRSIDWFEGDKLDKRGLKRLVRAAIDYNRAHLKKNARTGAGAKARADKAA, encoded by the coding sequence ATGAGCGCATCCGACCCGGGCCTGCCGCCGTCGGCCCGTATCGACGCGCTGATCGCGGGGATCGCCGACTGGCGCGGCAAGACGTTCGCCGAGGTGCGCGAGACGATCCTCGCCGTCGACGACGGCATCGTCGAGGAATGGAAATGGATGGGCAGCCCCGTGTGGGCGTGCGATGGGATGATCGCGGTCGCGAACGCGCACAAGGGCAAGGTGAAGCTGACCTTCATGCACGGCGCGCACCTGCCCGATCCCGACGGGCTGTTCAATGGGGGCCTCGACGGCAATGCGCGCCGCTCGATCGATTGGTTCGAAGGCGACAAGCTCGACAAGCGGGGGCTGAAGCGCCTCGTTCGCGCGGCGATCGACTACAACCGCGCGCACCTGAAGAAGAACGCGCGCACCGGCGCCGGCGCGAAGGCGCGAGCCGACAAGGCCGCCTGA
- a CDS encoding malate dehydrogenase — MAKPAKRVAVTGAAGQIAYSLLFRIANGDLLGKDQPVILQLLDLPQAQAAVKGVVMELDDCAFPLLAGVVITDDPKVAFKDADVALLVGARPRSKGMERKDLLSANAEIFTVQGAALNEVASRDVKVLVVGNPANTNAYIAMKSAPDLPKKNFTAMLRLDHNRALSQLAAKSGKPVASIEKLAVWGNHSPTMYPDFRFATAEGESLLKLINDDVWNRDTFIPTVGKRGAAIIEARGLSSAASAANAAIDHVRDWVLGTNGKWVTMGIPSDGSYGIPEDIIYGVPVVCENGEYKRVEGLEIDAFSREKMDGTLAELLEERDGVAHLLKN; from the coding sequence ATGGCTAAGCCCGCAAAGCGCGTTGCCGTCACCGGCGCCGCAGGTCAAATCGCATACTCCCTGCTGTTCCGCATCGCGAACGGCGACCTGCTCGGCAAGGACCAGCCGGTCATCCTGCAACTGCTCGACCTCCCGCAAGCCCAAGCCGCCGTCAAAGGCGTCGTGATGGAGCTCGACGATTGCGCGTTCCCGCTGCTCGCGGGCGTCGTGATCACCGACGATCCGAAGGTTGCATTCAAGGATGCAGACGTCGCTCTGCTGGTCGGCGCACGTCCGCGCTCGAAGGGCATGGAGCGCAAGGACCTGCTGTCGGCGAACGCCGAGATCTTCACGGTCCAGGGCGCCGCGCTGAACGAAGTCGCGAGCCGCGACGTGAAGGTGCTGGTCGTCGGCAACCCGGCGAACACCAACGCGTACATCGCCATGAAGTCGGCACCGGATCTGCCGAAGAAGAACTTCACGGCCATGCTGCGCCTCGACCACAACCGCGCGCTGTCGCAGCTCGCCGCGAAGTCGGGCAAGCCGGTCGCATCGATCGAGAAGCTCGCCGTGTGGGGCAACCACTCGCCGACGATGTACCCCGACTTCCGCTTCGCGACCGCCGAAGGCGAGTCGCTGCTGAAGCTGATCAACGACGACGTGTGGAACCGCGACACGTTCATCCCGACCGTCGGCAAGCGCGGCGCGGCGATCATCGAAGCGCGCGGCCTGTCGTCGGCAGCGTCGGCAGCCAACGCGGCGATCGACCACGTGCGTGACTGGGTCCTCGGCACGAACGGCAAGTGGGTCACGATGGGCATCCCGTCGGACGGCTCGTACGGCATCCCCGAAGACATCATCTACGGCGTGCCGGTCGTGTGCGAAAACGGCGAGTACAAGCGCGTCGAAGGCCTGGAAATCGACGCGTTCTCGCGCGAGAAGATGGACGGCACGCTGGCCGAGCTGCTCGAAGAGCGCGACGGCGTCGCCCATCTGCTGAAGAACTAA
- a CDS encoding bifunctional 2-methylcitrate dehydratase/aconitate hydratase, with product MSAPVSNVRPAPDTVLVDIVDYVLNTGIDSALALETARHCLIDTLGCGLEALSYPACTKLLGPVVPGTIVPNGAKVPGTSFQLDPVQAAFDIGAMIRWLDFNDTWLAAEWGHPSDNLGGILATADWLSRTAVAAGRQPLAMRDVLVAMIQAHEIQGCLALENSFNAVGLDHVLLVKVASTAVVGRLLGLTRDELINAVSNAFVDGQALRTYRHAPNTGSRKSWAAGDATSRAVRLALIAKTGEMGYPSALTAKTWGFYDVLFDGQPFRFQRPYGTYVMENVLFKIAFPAEFHAQTAAEAALQLHAQLAAAGRTTDDISRITIRTHAAALRIIDKQGPLANPADRDHCIQYMVAVPLLFGRLTAADYEDAVAADPRIDALRAKTVCVEDPQFTKDYHDPARRSIANALTIEFADGSKLAEVAIEYPLGHRRRRAEGIPLLVEKFRTNLARRFPARQQQAILDVSLDQATLEAMPVDEYVDLYVI from the coding sequence ATGTCCGCCCCGGTCTCCAACGTCCGCCCTGCTCCGGATACGGTACTCGTCGATATCGTCGACTACGTGCTGAACACCGGCATCGACAGCGCGCTCGCGCTGGAGACGGCGCGTCATTGCCTGATCGACACGCTCGGATGCGGACTCGAGGCGCTGTCCTATCCCGCCTGCACCAAGCTGCTCGGCCCCGTCGTGCCCGGCACGATCGTGCCGAACGGCGCGAAGGTGCCCGGCACGTCCTTCCAGCTCGATCCCGTCCAGGCCGCGTTCGACATCGGCGCGATGATCCGCTGGCTGGACTTCAACGACACCTGGCTCGCCGCCGAATGGGGTCATCCGTCCGACAATCTGGGCGGGATCCTGGCGACGGCCGACTGGCTGTCCCGCACGGCCGTCGCGGCCGGCAGGCAGCCGCTTGCGATGCGCGACGTGCTCGTCGCGATGATCCAGGCCCATGAGATCCAGGGCTGCCTCGCCCTCGAGAATTCGTTCAACGCCGTGGGGCTCGACCACGTGCTGCTCGTGAAGGTCGCGTCGACGGCCGTCGTCGGCCGCCTGCTCGGGCTTACGCGCGACGAGCTGATCAACGCGGTGTCCAACGCATTCGTCGACGGTCAGGCGCTGCGCACCTACCGCCACGCGCCGAACACCGGTTCGCGCAAGTCATGGGCGGCCGGCGACGCGACGTCCCGCGCGGTGCGCCTCGCGCTGATCGCGAAAACGGGTGAAATGGGCTACCCGTCGGCGCTCACCGCAAAAACGTGGGGCTTCTACGACGTGCTGTTCGACGGGCAGCCGTTCCGCTTCCAGCGCCCGTACGGCACGTACGTGATGGAAAACGTGCTGTTCAAGATCGCGTTCCCGGCCGAATTCCACGCGCAGACGGCCGCCGAGGCCGCGCTGCAGTTGCACGCGCAGCTCGCCGCGGCGGGCCGCACGACCGACGACATCAGCCGGATCACGATCCGCACGCACGCGGCCGCGCTGCGCATCATCGACAAGCAGGGCCCGCTCGCCAATCCGGCCGATCGCGATCACTGCATTCAGTACATGGTCGCCGTGCCGTTGCTGTTTGGCCGGCTGACCGCCGCCGATTACGAAGACGCGGTCGCCGCCGATCCGCGCATCGACGCGCTGCGCGCGAAAACCGTGTGCGTCGAGGATCCGCAGTTCACGAAGGATTACCATGACCCGGCCAGGCGATCGATCGCGAATGCGCTGACGATCGAATTCGCGGACGGGTCGAAGCTTGCCGAAGTGGCGATCGAATACCCGCTCGGCCACCGGCGCCGCCGCGCGGAAGGCATCCCGCTGCTGGTCGAGAAGTTCAGGACCAACCTCGCCCGTCGCTTCCCGGCCAGGCAGCAACAAGCGATTCTCGACGTGTCGCTGGACCAGGCAACGCTCGAAGCAATGCCGGTCGATGAATACGTCGACTTGTATGTGATATAG